One window of the Actinomycetota bacterium genome contains the following:
- the mreD gene encoding rod shape-determining protein MreD gives MRRVLVLALVVVTALLLQTTLLSDVTLLGAKPELVYLVTIVFAMLEGPSVGATSGFVAGMSQDFLLNAPKGITALTLTLLGYVVGTMRQYIVSGSPILPTVIVGAGTFVGILFYGTVSFLLGQLDESFGYVLRIAALSGAYNAILTPLAFPLIRRLAEGSEKQRVGRF, from the coding sequence GTGCGACGGGTACTGGTCCTCGCCCTCGTGGTCGTCACGGCCCTGTTGCTGCAGACGACCCTGCTCTCCGACGTGACGCTGCTCGGTGCGAAGCCGGAACTCGTCTATCTGGTGACGATCGTGTTCGCGATGCTCGAGGGACCTTCCGTAGGGGCGACGTCCGGATTCGTGGCGGGTATGTCACAGGACTTCCTCTTGAATGCCCCGAAGGGCATCACCGCGCTGACGCTGACCCTGCTGGGGTACGTCGTGGGCACGATGCGTCAGTACATCGTCTCGGGGTCGCCGATCCTGCCCACGGTCATCGTCGGCGCCGGAACGTTCGTGGGCATACTGTTCTACGGGACGGTTTCGTTCCTCCTGGGGCAGCTCGACGAGTCGTTCGGCTACGTCCTGCGGATCGCGGCGCTCTCAGGTGCCTACAACGCGATCTTGACCCCGCTCGCCTTCCCGCTGATCCGGCGGCTCGCCGAAGGCTCGGAGAAGCAGCGCGTGGGGAGGTTCTGA
- the mreC gene encoding rod shape-determining protein MreC: MAVRSKPRSTRLLVVVLISACLAVITVDYRQGEDGPLSGLGRLAIDVMAPLQEGVRDATRPVGDFVAGIASAGSIKAERDALEAELEQAHADLASAASQQLVLEEIQGQQELVDRLKPEALPAQVLSYAPNNFEWTMTIDVGTSDGVREGMPAIASAGLVGTISRAGSDSSIVRLIIDQDSFVTSRVMTGQDVQPSGLLQGQGDAPMRLDLIPVESQFDVVSEASGPLVQTGTYRIVDEQGLYPPGIPIGTVERVFRDTARDEMFVTVRPAVDFATVEFVQVLLTEQDGG, from the coding sequence GTGGCCGTCCGGTCCAAGCCGCGGAGCACCCGCCTGCTGGTCGTCGTCCTGATCTCCGCGTGCCTGGCGGTCATCACCGTCGACTACCGCCAGGGCGAGGACGGTCCCCTTTCCGGTCTCGGCCGCCTCGCGATCGACGTCATGGCCCCGCTCCAAGAGGGCGTCCGCGACGCCACGCGACCCGTCGGCGACTTCGTCGCAGGCATCGCGAGCGCGGGTTCGATCAAGGCCGAGCGCGACGCGCTGGAAGCGGAGCTCGAACAAGCCCACGCAGACCTGGCCTCCGCCGCGTCCCAGCAGCTGGTGCTCGAGGAGATCCAGGGTCAACAGGAGCTCGTGGATCGACTGAAGCCCGAGGCACTGCCCGCGCAGGTGTTGTCCTACGCTCCGAACAACTTCGAGTGGACGATGACGATCGACGTCGGTACGTCGGACGGCGTTCGTGAGGGGATGCCGGCGATCGCGAGCGCGGGGCTCGTGGGAACCATCAGTCGAGCAGGATCGGATAGCTCGATAGTGCGCCTCATCATCGACCAGGACTCGTTCGTCACCTCCCGCGTGATGACGGGCCAAGACGTGCAGCCCAGTGGCCTCTTGCAGGGACAGGGGGACGCACCGATGCGGTTGGATCTGATCCCGGTCGAATCGCAGTTCGATGTGGTGAGCGAGGCAAGTGGCCCGCTCGTGCAGACAGGGACGTATCGGATCGTGGACGAGCAGGGCCTTTACCCACCGGGGATCCCGATCGGCACCGTCGAACGGGTGTTCAGAGACACGGCCCGAGACGAGATGTTCGTGACGGTTCGACCTGCGGTCGACTTCGCCACGGTTGAGTTCGTCCAAGTGCTGCTCACCGAGCAGGATGGCGGGTAA